The Janthinobacterium lividum genome has a window encoding:
- a CDS encoding YeiH family protein gives MKTNSSAITRVVDKNIPYLSSAVAIWRPRAVLRSWPGVAIALVIALSATFISSNYGGPQLLYALFFGLAFHFLASDPTCKPGIEFCSKVLLRTGVALLGARITFNQIASVGVTPLLIVVGGLVATLGFGYLLAKWLKRPITEGILSGGSVAICGASAALAISAVLPQTKENEKFTLLTVVGVTSLSTLAMIVYPLLVKLLGFDPTEAGVFIGGTIHDVAQVVGAGYLVSNHTGDVATFVKLTRVACLVPVVLGLSIMFKRKDGKSEVDAPPLVPFFLIGFVWLVITNSLGLIPQEVNGWINNASRACLVIAIAALGVKTSFQSLASLGWRPVIMLVMETVWIAAFVAIAVLLTR, from the coding sequence ATGAAAACCAACTCCTCAGCGATAACACGCGTTGTCGACAAGAACATTCCCTACCTGTCTTCCGCCGTTGCCATCTGGCGCCCCCGCGCCGTGCTGCGCAGCTGGCCCGGCGTGGCCATCGCGCTGGTGATCGCGCTGTCGGCCACCTTTATTTCCAGCAATTACGGCGGCCCCCAACTGCTGTACGCGCTGTTCTTCGGCCTGGCCTTCCACTTCCTGGCGTCCGATCCCACCTGCAAGCCCGGCATCGAATTTTGCAGCAAGGTGCTGCTGCGCACGGGCGTGGCCCTGCTGGGCGCGCGCATCACCTTCAACCAGATCGCCTCGGTCGGCGTGACGCCCCTGCTGATCGTCGTCGGCGGCCTGGTGGCGACTTTGGGCTTCGGCTACCTGCTGGCCAAGTGGCTCAAGCGTCCTATCACGGAAGGCATTTTGTCGGGCGGTTCGGTAGCCATCTGCGGCGCGTCGGCCGCGCTGGCCATCTCGGCCGTGCTGCCGCAAACCAAGGAAAACGAAAAGTTCACCCTGCTGACGGTGGTGGGCGTGACCTCGCTGTCGACCCTGGCCATGATCGTCTATCCGCTGCTGGTCAAGTTGCTGGGCTTTGACCCGACGGAAGCGGGCGTGTTCATCGGCGGCACCATCCATGACGTGGCGCAAGTGGTGGGCGCCGGCTATCTGGTCAGCAACCATACGGGCGACGTGGCCACCTTCGTCAAATTGACGCGCGTCGCCTGCCTCGTGCCTGTCGTGCTGGGCCTGTCGATCATGTTCAAGCGCAAGGATGGCAAGAGCGAGGTCGATGCGCCGCCGCTCGTGCCCTTCTTCCTGATCGGTTTTGTCTGGCTCGTCATTACCAACAGCCTGGGCCTGATTCCGCAGGAAGTGAATGGCTGGATCAACAATGCCTCGCGCGCCTGCCTCGTCATCGCCATCGCCGCGCTGGGCGTGAAGACGTCGTTCCAGTCGCTGGCCTCGCTGGGCTGGCGTCCCGTGATCATGTTGGTGATGGAAACGGTGTGGATCGCCGCCTTTGTCGCCATCGCCGTGCTGCTGACGCGCTAA
- a CDS encoding DUF2917 domain-containing protein, with amino-acid sequence MHTDHELRSERPLRLEKAHARVIECLSGTAWNTAYAQFEDCVLRSGERYTIPNDGLVLVEAVGSGHIRVHGTAAPWPTLLRWLNLALPHTLNTRNT; translated from the coding sequence ATGCATACCGACCACGAATTACGCAGCGAACGGCCTTTGCGCCTGGAAAAAGCGCATGCCAGGGTCATCGAATGTCTGTCCGGTACGGCGTGGAACACGGCCTACGCCCAATTCGAGGATTGCGTACTGCGCAGCGGCGAACGCTACACGATACCGAATGACGGCCTGGTGCTGGTCGAAGCCGTGGGTAGCGGACACATCCGTGTGCACGGGACCGCCGCACCCTGGCCCACCCTGCTGCGCTGGCTGAACCTGGCACTGCCTCACACACTGAATACAAGGAATACATGA
- the serS gene encoding serine--tRNA ligase, which translates to MIDIQLLRKDIATVAERLATRKFQLDVAGFTALEAERKAIQTRTEELQGKRNALSKQIGMLKGKGEDTSAVMAQVAGLGDELKADEAALTVVQAKLSDFIMAVPNLPHESSPVGTDESGNVEVRKVGTPRTFDFEVKDHVDVGGPLGLDFEVATKLTGSRFSVMKGGIARLHRALAQFMLNTHVDEHGYTECYTPYMVNADSLRGTGQLPKFEADLFSVKKGGAEGEGETFYLIPTSEVSLTNIARDEILALDQLPLKMTAHTPCFRSEAGSYGRDTRGMIRQHQFDKVEMVQVVHPDTSYQVLDEMVGHAESILQRLGLPYRVMSLCTGDMGFGATKTFDLEVWLPAQNTYREISSLSNCEAFQARRMQARFRNAAGKPELAHTLNGSGLAVGRTLVAVLENYQQADGSVEIPPVLRPYMGGLTHLKA; encoded by the coding sequence ATGATAGATATCCAACTTCTCCGTAAAGACATCGCCACCGTCGCAGAACGCCTGGCGACGCGCAAATTCCAGCTCGACGTGGCAGGTTTTACCGCCCTCGAAGCCGAACGCAAGGCGATCCAGACGCGCACCGAAGAGCTGCAGGGCAAGCGCAATGCGCTGTCCAAGCAAATCGGCATGTTGAAAGGCAAGGGGGAAGACACCTCGGCCGTGATGGCGCAAGTGGCTGGCCTGGGCGATGAGCTGAAAGCCGATGAAGCGGCCCTGACCGTGGTGCAAGCCAAGCTGAGCGATTTCATCATGGCCGTGCCGAACCTGCCGCATGAATCGTCGCCAGTGGGTACGGACGAGTCTGGCAACGTGGAAGTGCGCAAGGTCGGCACGCCGCGCACTTTTGACTTTGAAGTCAAGGATCACGTCGACGTGGGCGGCCCGCTGGGCCTGGACTTCGAAGTAGCCACCAAGCTGACCGGTTCGCGCTTCTCCGTCATGAAAGGCGGCATCGCTCGCCTGCACCGCGCGCTGGCGCAATTCATGCTCAACACGCACGTGGACGAGCACGGCTACACGGAATGCTATACCCCGTACATGGTCAACGCCGATTCGCTGCGCGGCACGGGCCAGCTGCCGAAATTCGAAGCTGATCTGTTCTCGGTGAAAAAAGGCGGCGCGGAAGGCGAGGGCGAGACCTTCTACCTGATCCCGACCTCGGAAGTGTCGCTGACCAACATCGCGCGCGATGAAATCCTCGCGCTCGATCAACTGCCCCTGAAAATGACGGCCCACACGCCATGCTTCCGCTCGGAAGCGGGCAGCTACGGGCGCGACACGCGCGGCATGATCCGCCAGCACCAGTTCGACAAGGTGGAAATGGTGCAAGTGGTGCACCCGGACACCTCGTACCAGGTGCTCGATGAAATGGTCGGCCATGCGGAAAGCATCCTGCAACGCCTGGGCCTGCCGTACCGCGTGATGTCCCTGTGCACTGGCGACATGGGTTTCGGCGCCACCAAGACCTTCGACCTGGAAGTGTGGTTGCCGGCGCAAAATACCTACCGCGAGATTTCGTCCCTGTCGAACTGCGAAGCCTTCCAGGCCCGCCGCATGCAGGCGCGTTTCCGCAACGCCGCCGGCAAGCCGGAGCTGGCGCACACCCTGAACGGCTCCGGCCTGGCAGTGGGTCGCACTTTGGTGGCCGTGCTGGAAAACTACCAGCAGGCAGACGGCAGCGTCGAGATCCCGCCAGTGCTGCGCCCATACATGGGTGGCCTGACGCATTTGAAGGCGTAA
- a CDS encoding GNAT family N-acetyltransferase has translation MLTFVPASLADGEALASLRVAAMRESLERIGRYDPQRACQRFLATFDPDCTWQLRHGDALAGFYVLRPQAEYLLLDHLYLAPACQRQGMGAAVLARVFAEADAARKSVRVGALRGSEANRFYVRHGFVPDGEEEFDLYYRRAPAA, from the coding sequence ATGCTGACTTTCGTGCCTGCCAGCCTGGCCGATGGCGAAGCGCTGGCCAGCCTGCGCGTGGCCGCCATGCGTGAAAGCCTGGAGCGCATCGGCCGCTATGATCCGCAGCGTGCGTGTCAGCGTTTCCTGGCCACGTTCGACCCCGATTGCACCTGGCAGTTGCGCCATGGCGACGCGCTGGCCGGCTTCTATGTGTTGCGCCCGCAAGCGGAATATTTACTGCTCGACCACCTCTATCTGGCGCCGGCATGCCAACGGCAAGGCATGGGCGCAGCCGTGCTGGCGCGCGTGTTTGCCGAGGCCGATGCGGCCCGCAAGAGCGTGCGCGTGGGCGCCCTGCGCGGCAGCGAGGCGAACCGCTTCTATGTGCGTCACGGCTTCGTGCCGGATGGCGAGGAAGAGTTCGACCTGTATTATCGGCGCGCCCCCGCGGCTTGA
- a CDS encoding NAD(P)-dependent oxidoreductase translates to MIQEPLRVLVTGAAGIIGTAFWKRRHGEFSLRLADLHTGKLAEAPCPSMPLDVGDYAACLAACADTDVVLHLAGVPHASADFDAQLLQPNIIGTHNIFRAAQAQGVKRVVFASSAQAIEGYPLDMQVQESMPARPANMYGASKAFGEGVASAFAHQHGMTAIAVRIANVAHFAPGQQHSARDIAAFISERDVVQLLARCIAADVPAGYHVVHGVSDNRYKRLSIAATRQLVGYAPQDDGFTLLGL, encoded by the coding sequence ATGATTCAAGAACCACTGCGCGTCCTCGTCACGGGCGCCGCCGGCATCATCGGCACCGCTTTCTGGAAGCGCCGGCACGGGGAATTCTCCCTGCGCCTGGCCGACCTGCACACAGGCAAGCTGGCCGAAGCGCCCTGCCCATCCATGCCACTCGATGTCGGCGACTATGCCGCCTGCCTGGCCGCCTGCGCCGACACCGACGTGGTGCTGCACCTGGCCGGCGTGCCGCACGCCAGCGCCGATTTCGATGCGCAATTGCTGCAGCCGAACATCATCGGCACGCACAACATCTTCCGCGCGGCACAGGCCCAAGGTGTGAAAAGAGTCGTGTTTGCCAGCAGCGCGCAAGCCATCGAGGGCTATCCGCTGGATATGCAAGTGCAGGAAAGCATGCCGGCCCGGCCAGCCAACATGTATGGCGCCAGCAAGGCGTTCGGCGAAGGCGTGGCCTCGGCGTTCGCGCACCAGCATGGCATGACGGCGATTGCCGTGCGCATCGCCAACGTGGCCCACTTTGCGCCAGGTCAACAGCACAGCGCGCGCGACATCGCCGCCTTCATCAGCGAGCGCGACGTGGTGCAATTGCTGGCCCGCTGCATCGCCGCCGACGTGCCGGCCGGCTACCACGTCGTGCATGGGGTGTCGGACAACCGCTATAAACGGTTGTCGATCGCGGCGACGCGCCAGCTGGTGGGCTATGCGCCGCAGGATGACGGTTTTACCTTGCTGGGCTTGTAG
- a CDS encoding PLP-dependent aminotransferase family protein, which yields MSAHLNLYEHLANELGALIDSRVFAPGDRLPSIRHLAQQKRISISTVMQALRLMEDRGQVDARPQSGYFVRHRAPRRPCSFDAQHLKEPAFIGINNLLMRVLKDNETANIVQLGTAWPPDEILPIKRMQRTISAVARREPALLSKVSCYDVSEGNFLRQVARRALDWGKLNPHEIVVTNSCTEAISLCLRAVAKPGDTIAIESATYFVLLQMIESLGMKALEIPTDPKTGPSLDALELALRAGLVQACLFVPNANNPLGCVMPEENKKRLAGLLSEFNIPLVEDDVYGDLCFAPQRPWPVKAYDTSGNVLLCSSFSKAITPASRVGYVLAGRFAQEVALLKTVSSGATSHFFQAVLADFLEGSSYDQQLRKMRRTLVQRIARMSDAVAAHFPADCMLSEPQGGFVLWVQMPPQIDALALHGQAIVDGVAYMPGQLFSASGKFGNYLRLNCGNAWTPRIEQAISRLGRLVKDAL from the coding sequence ATGAGCGCGCATTTGAATCTGTACGAGCACCTGGCCAACGAGCTGGGCGCCCTGATCGACTCGCGCGTGTTTGCGCCCGGCGACCGCCTGCCGTCGATCCGCCACCTGGCGCAGCAAAAGCGCATCTCCATTAGTACCGTGATGCAAGCCTTGCGCCTGATGGAAGACCGGGGGCAGGTCGATGCGCGGCCCCAGTCCGGCTATTTCGTGCGCCACCGCGCGCCGCGCCGGCCCTGCAGCTTTGATGCCCAACACTTGAAGGAGCCGGCCTTTATCGGCATCAATAATCTCTTGATGCGCGTGTTGAAAGACAACGAGACGGCGAATATCGTGCAACTGGGCACGGCCTGGCCGCCCGACGAGATCTTGCCCATCAAGCGCATGCAGCGCACCATCAGCGCCGTGGCGCGGCGCGAACCCGCTCTATTGAGCAAAGTCAGCTGCTATGACGTCAGCGAAGGCAATTTCCTGCGCCAGGTCGCGCGCCGCGCGCTGGACTGGGGCAAGCTGAACCCGCACGAGATCGTCGTGACAAATTCCTGCACGGAGGCGATCAGCCTGTGCCTGCGCGCCGTGGCCAAGCCGGGCGACACCATCGCCATCGAGTCGGCCACGTATTTCGTGCTGCTGCAGATGATCGAAAGCCTGGGCATGAAGGCGCTGGAAATTCCCACCGACCCGAAGACGGGGCCGTCGCTGGACGCGCTGGAACTGGCCCTGCGCGCCGGCCTCGTACAGGCGTGTCTGTTCGTGCCGAACGCAAATAATCCCCTGGGTTGCGTCATGCCGGAAGAAAACAAGAAGCGGCTGGCGGGGTTGCTGTCGGAATTCAATATTCCGCTGGTGGAAGACGATGTCTACGGCGACCTGTGCTTTGCGCCACAGCGGCCTTGGCCCGTGAAGGCCTACGACACGAGCGGCAACGTCTTGCTGTGCTCCTCGTTTTCCAAGGCCATCACGCCGGCGTCGCGCGTGGGCTATGTGCTGGCCGGGCGCTTCGCGCAGGAAGTGGCCTTGCTGAAAACCGTGTCGAGCGGCGCCACCAGCCATTTCTTCCAGGCCGTGCTGGCCGACTTTCTGGAAGGCAGCAGCTACGACCAGCAGCTGCGCAAGATGCGGCGCACCCTGGTGCAGCGCATCGCGCGCATGTCCGACGCGGTGGCGGCCCACTTTCCGGCGGACTGCATGCTGTCCGAGCCGCAGGGCGGTTTCGTGCTGTGGGTGCAGATGCCGCCGCAAATCGATGCGCTGGCCCTGCATGGCCAGGCGATTGTGGACGGCGTGGCGTATATGCCGGGCCAGCTATTCTCGGCCTCGGGCAAGTTCGGCAATTATCTGCGCCTCAATTGCGGCAATGCCTGGACGCCGCGCATCGAGCAGGCCATCAGCCGTCTCGGGCGCCTCGTCAAGGATGCCTTGTAA
- a CDS encoding NAD(P)-dependent oxidoreductase encodes MAKVAFIGLGVMGFPMAGHLAAGGHDVTVYNRNPARAAAWLEQHKGSSAATPAAAAVGAEFVFTCIGNDNDLYQVILEEGGLLSAMAPGSILIDHTTASAEAARTIHAAAQEKGVFFLDAPVSGGQAGAENGKLTVMVGGAAEAYARAEPVIALFSRAVTYMGASGSGQLTKMVNQICIAGLVQALSEGIAFAENAGLDAALVVDVISKGAAQSWQLENRGKTMIERKFDFGFAVDLMRKDLGICLAEAKRNGSDLPVTTLTDQFYGEVQQAGGNRYDTSSLITRLNKK; translated from the coding sequence ATGGCAAAAGTGGCATTCATCGGTTTGGGCGTCATGGGTTTCCCCATGGCAGGTCACCTGGCGGCGGGCGGGCACGACGTCACCGTGTACAACCGCAACCCGGCCCGCGCAGCCGCCTGGCTGGAGCAACACAAGGGCAGCAGCGCCGCCACACCGGCCGCGGCCGCAGTGGGCGCCGAGTTCGTCTTCACCTGCATCGGCAACGATAATGATTTGTACCAGGTCATCCTGGAAGAGGGCGGCTTGCTGTCCGCCATGGCGCCGGGCAGCATCCTGATCGACCACACGACGGCTTCCGCCGAAGCGGCGCGCACGATCCACGCGGCGGCGCAAGAGAAGGGCGTGTTCTTCCTCGACGCGCCCGTGTCCGGCGGCCAGGCTGGCGCGGAAAACGGCAAGCTGACGGTGATGGTGGGCGGCGCTGCGGAGGCGTATGCACGCGCCGAGCCGGTCATCGCCCTGTTCTCGCGCGCCGTCACCTACATGGGCGCGTCCGGTTCCGGCCAGCTGACGAAGATGGTCAACCAGATCTGCATCGCGGGCCTGGTGCAGGCGCTCAGCGAAGGCATCGCCTTCGCGGAAAACGCGGGCCTCGATGCGGCGCTGGTGGTCGACGTGATTTCCAAGGGCGCGGCGCAGTCGTGGCAGCTGGAAAACCGGGGCAAGACCATGATCGAACGCAAGTTCGACTTCGGTTTCGCCGTCGACCTGATGCGCAAGGACCTGGGCATCTGCCTTGCCGAAGCCAAGCGCAACGGCAGCGACCTGCCCGTGACGACCTTGACGGACCAGTTCTATGGCGAAGTGCAGCAGGCGGGCGGCAACCGTTATGACACGTCCAGCCTGATTACCCGTCTGAACAAAAAGTAA
- the hisC gene encoding histidinol-phosphate transaminase, translating to MSRFWSNIVSELTPYIPGEQPKLPDLVKLNTNENPYGPSPQVLAVLREASNDTLRLYPDPSASELKQTLADYHGLNSAQVFVGNGSDEVLALAFMALLKHDAPLLFPDISYSFYPVYCKLYGIDYRTVALDESMRIRPEDYQGPCGAIIFPNPNAPTGVDLPLAGVETVLRDHPDAVVVVDEAYVDFGGESAVALVDRYPNLLVVQTFSKSRSLAGLRVGCAFGHVDLIEALERVKNSFNSYPLDRLALAGAVASLHDEAYFQQTRQAVIASREQLTADLTALGFDVLPSVANFVFARHPQHDAAQLAAGLRARSVIVRHFNAPRISQYLRISIGNVDECAALMTALRAVL from the coding sequence ATGAGCCGATTCTGGAGCAACATCGTCAGCGAGCTGACCCCCTACATCCCGGGCGAGCAACCGAAACTGCCCGACCTGGTCAAACTCAACACCAACGAAAACCCCTACGGCCCATCGCCGCAGGTGCTGGCAGTATTGCGCGAAGCCAGCAACGACACCCTGCGCCTCTACCCCGACCCCTCAGCCAGCGAACTGAAGCAAACCCTGGCTGACTACCACGGCTTGAATAGCGCGCAAGTGTTCGTCGGCAACGGTTCCGACGAAGTGCTGGCGCTGGCCTTCATGGCCTTGCTCAAGCACGATGCGCCGCTGCTGTTTCCGGACATCAGCTACAGCTTCTATCCCGTGTATTGCAAGCTGTATGGCATCGATTACCGCACGGTAGCGCTCGACGAATCCATGCGCATCCGGCCGGAGGACTACCAGGGGCCATGCGGCGCCATCATCTTCCCGAATCCCAACGCGCCCACTGGCGTGGACTTGCCGCTGGCCGGCGTGGAAACCGTGCTGCGCGACCATCCCGATGCCGTGGTGGTGGTCGATGAAGCATATGTGGATTTCGGCGGGGAAAGCGCCGTGGCCCTGGTCGACCGTTATCCGAACTTGCTGGTGGTGCAGACGTTCTCGAAATCGCGCTCGCTGGCCGGCTTGCGCGTCGGCTGTGCCTTCGGGCATGTTGACTTGATCGAGGCGCTGGAACGAGTGAAGAACAGTTTCAATTCCTATCCGCTGGATCGGCTGGCGCTGGCCGGCGCCGTGGCCTCGCTGCACGACGAAGCGTATTTCCAGCAGACGCGCCAGGCCGTCATCGCCAGCCGCGAACAGCTGACGGCGGACTTGACGGCGCTGGGCTTCGACGTGCTGCCTTCGGTGGCCAATTTCGTCTTTGCGCGCCACCCGCAGCATGACGCGGCGCAACTGGCGGCAGGCTTGCGCGCCCGATCCGTGATCGTGCGCCATTTCAATGCACCACGCATCAGCCAGTATTTGCGCATCAGCATCGGTAACGTGGACGAATGCGCAGCCCTGATGACGGCGTTGCGCGCAGTGCTGTGA